The DNA window CCGCCAGACCGCCGTCGCCCCTCGGCTCGGTCACCAGTTTCGGATCGGGCTCGGTGTCAAAACCGGTGCTGATGCCGTATTCGTCGACCCCAAGGACGTCTGTGAGCCCGAGTTGCTGCGGCCGGCCCTCCGCGGGCGCGACATTCGACCCTTTCGAACAGTCGCCTCGGTCCGATTGCTCTGGGCCTACGACCGACGCGGCCATCCGCTCGACCGCTTGCCCCCCTTGGCCGGTGCCTGGATCGGCCGGCATCGGCCGCTCCTCGAACGGCGAGCCGACTTCCGGAGCGGTCCGCTCTGGGCGGTGTTCCGCACCGACGCGGTCGGTCCGCTGTTCCGGGTCGTCTGGGCCGACCTGGCCCGGCAGCTTTCCGCCACCGCACTGCTCTCACAAGCTGAGCAGCGGACGGCACCGCTCAACACCTGCTACTGGCTGGCTGCGCCGACCCTCGAGTCGGCCCTTGCGCTGACCGCGTGGCTCAACAGCCAGCCAATCCGTCGGTTGGCGCGCCAGCAGGCGACCGTGGCCGCCTCGGGCTACTTCCGCTTCAACGCCTCGCTGGTTGGCGCGCTGCCGTTGCCGACCGGCGTCCTGAATGACGCGGCGCTGATCGCGATCGGGAAGGCGGGACACCAGGGCATGCCGATCGACGAGGCCGCACTGGCCGAGCGCGTCCTCGATCTGCTCAACAACGGCAGCGCGTGACCATCGTCGGGGGCGTCGGGGCGGGTGGTAGCCGCCACCGCGTGGGGTGTGACGCCGGACAACTCGACTTCACAGTACCAGAAGGGTTCTCCCAGATCACCCCGCAGTGCGCAGCTATGGCGTTGAGCTGCGCCGCTGGTCCAGGCGCGGCGGCAGACGCACCGCCACCCTGGCTCCGTCCAGATCAAGTCGGGATCTTTCGCGCCGCCCTGGGCATCGCGCGGGCGTTCGGAGGCGTCATGATCGCGACGCCGGTCGGCTCCGGAAAGACGTATGTCGGGCTGGCGGTTTGCCGTGCGCTCGACCCTGGAGGCTCAATCGACATCGTGGCACCCGCCATCCTGCTCCCCCAGTGGGGGCGGATCGCCACGGAGCTCGGCGCGTGCGGTCGAGTAACGAGTCATGAGATGATCAGTCGCGGCGGCCGAATCGACGGAGCTGGGCCGGTACTGATCGACGAGTCCCACCGCTTTCGAAACCAGGCAACCCGACGCTATCGCGAGCTGGCGCCCCAGTTGCTCGGGCGGCGGGTCGTGCTGCTCACGGCAACGCCGATCGTCAATCGACGGCAGGACTTGGCCGCGCAACTTGCCTTGGCCGTCCGCGACGACGCCCTGGCGCTGTATGGGACCCCCTCGCTCCGCCAACGGGTCGAGATCGACCCAGGTATCCGCCTGACACCGCTGATCGTACAGAGTGCGGCTCCGCCGGATCGACCGCCCCGCCGCGACACCACCGTGCGGAGCTGGCACGATGGCGACACCGGGTTTGCTCGGACCGTGGCACGGATCGACCGACTCCGGTTGTCACGAAGCAACTCGATTGCTACGCTGATTCGCGGCAGCCTGCTCCGCGCGCTGGCATCGAGCCCCAGTGCGCTGCTGGCCTCACTCGAGGGCTACCGCCGTTTGCTCGGCCACGCAGCCGACGCTCGTCGGGCGGGGCACCCGCTCAACCGCTCGGCGATCCAGTCGATCGTGGCCGGCGACATCGACCAACTGGTGATGTGGGATCTGATCGATCACGGTGAGACCGCAGCGGACCTTGCGATTGGCGACCTTGGATTGGTGGAGCGCCTGTCCGACACCACCCGCCGCTGGATTCAGGTGGGAGACGCCAAGGCCGCCCGTCTGGCCGCAATCCTGGCAGATGGCAAGCCAACGCTCGTGTTCACGACGTTCACCGCAACGGTACAGCACCTTCGTCGACGCCTGACCGGAACGGGGGTGGCCTGGCTGACGGGCAGCGATGCCGGCTACCAGGGGCGGCGAATGCCGCGATCGCTCGTCCTCCTCTCCTTCGACCCGGCGGCACGCCACGGCCGGCAGCTGCCGGTCACGACGGTGCTGCTCGCGACCGACGTTGCCGCCGAGGGACTCAACCTCCGCAGCGCAGCCAGGATCGTTCACTATGATCTCCCCTGGACCCCGATCCGGCTCGAGCAGCGCGACGGGCGAGCTCTTCGCCCCGGATCACTGCATCCCGATATCGAGGTCGTGCGTTTCGAACTGCCGGCCCCGATCGAGGCGCGGATCGGGGTGGAGAGTATCCTGGCGCGCAAGCGGGAAGTCTCGAACCTGGCGCCAATCGGACAGCCAGCCGCGGACGGAGTTGGCGCCGGGTGGTGCTTGGTGACCGGAGATCAATCAGTCGCAGTGTTCCGACTTCGGAGCCTCGCATCCGGAGCAACCGGCTTGCTCGTTCTGGTCCGCACCGCCGACACCGGCTGGCATCAGGCTGAGAACGATCCTCTGCCGCCGATGAACTTCATCGGGGGCGGACTACCCTGCCCCGACGCCATACCGGATATCCTCGTGTCACTGGCAGATCCGGTACGTCAGGCCGTCGAGCGGATCGGCGCGGCCCGCCTTGGCGACCTTCAGATCGAGGCGGCAGCCCTGCACTACCTTCGCACCGAAGCGGCCCGCTGCCGTCGCACTCGGAACGTGGCGGGCCTGACTCGGTGCGAGGGAGCGCTGCGTTTTCTCCGGCGCGGCCACTCGGCGGCCGAGGCGGCCCTGGTCGACCGGATCGCGAGGGGCGACCCCGCCGCGTTCGATCTGGCCGGGCGAATCGGGGCCAGGGAGAGCGAGCAGGACACCCTGCTCGCCGAGCTGCTGGTGCTGGCCGTGCCGCGCTCGGCGGCCATCCCGGATCAGGCGACCTACAGACCGTCCGATGACGTCGCTACCTTCAGCGTATGATTCGCACTACCACTGTACTATTCGACCTCGACGGCACCCTGCTCGATTCGATCCAGCTGATCATCGACAGTTACCACCACAGTCTGGCCACCCATGGCCTGCCCGCGCGGAGCGATGCGGAATGGCTCGCCGGCATCGGCACGCCGCTCCGGGTCCAGTTTCGCGACTGGGCCCACGACCCGGCGTTGTTCGACGCGCTCGTCGCGACCTATCGCGAATACAACATTTCGAACCATGACGCCCGTTGCTGCGGCTATCCGGGTGCCGTGGAGATGGTGCAGGCCATCCGCAACCGCGGCCTCAGGACCGGCCTGGTCACGAGTAAACAGCGGGCCGGGGCCGAACGCGGCCTTCGCCTGCTCGGCTTGGATGCGGCAATGGACGTCCTGGTCGGCGCGGACGATGTGGTCAATCCGAAACCGCACCCGGAGCCGCTGATCAAGGCAGCGGACCATCTTGCGGTCGACCCGCGGAGCGCCATCTACGTCGGCGACAGCGTCCATGATATGGAGAGCGGCCGAGCGGCAGGAATGCGAACGGCAGCTGCACTATGGGGACCGTTCAGTCAGAGCGATCTGACGCGAACTCAACCGGACTATTGGCTTGAAACACCGGCGGACCTGATCACGTTGTTGCAACGCGAGACCGCCTGAAGACTCGAACCGGGGGGCGTCAGCCAGATCGCCATGCATCCCAAGCTCCAGGCCATCCTCGATGAGTTCGCCTCTGCCAGCACCCGGCTGCAGGCGCTCTCGGCGCAGATTCCTCTCGAGCAATGGCCGAAGCGGCGCAACCCGGAGCGGTGGTCTGTCGCCGAGTGTGTGGCGCACCTCAATGTGACGAGTGAAGCGTTCCTGCCCCTGCTCACCGCGGCAGTCGAGCAGGCGCAGGCAATGTCGAGTCCGCCACAGGTGCGTTACCGGCGCGACGTTTTTGGCTGGCTGCTCTGGCGCACCATGGGGCCGCCGGTTCGCTTTGCGATCGCGACACCCGCCGCTTTCGTACCGGCAGCCGACCTGCCGCCCGCAACGCTGCTCGAGGAGTTCGATCGCCTGCAAACTGCGCAGGTCGATCTGCTGCGAGCGGTGGATGGCAAGCCGATCAGCGAGATCCATGTGGCGTCGCCCTTTGCGCCGGGTCGGACCTACAACCTGTACTCGTGTTTCAGCATTCTGCCCCGCCACCAGCACCGGCACCTCTGGCAGGCGGAAGGGATCTGGAAGTCTGCGAACACCTGAATCGGAGGCGGTCCTCTTGCCAACGCCACGTCCATCCACAACAGCACGGGCCTGGCGTCGAGCGGCGGCTGGCGTGTTTCTGCTCTTTGCGGCGACCGCTTCCCTCTCCGCCCAAACGATTGCCATCCGCGCCGGCGGCATCGCCGACCCGAGCACCGGCACGACGAGCGGCCCCGCCGTCATCATTGTCGCCGGCGACCAGATCACGGCGGTCGGACCCAACCTCCCGATTCCTGCCGGCGCCGAGGTCGTCGACCTGTCGGGCGCCATCGTGTCGCCAGGCCTGATCGACACCCACACGCACCTTGCCGCTGCCTATGAACCAGGCGCCACGCGGCTCCGCGAGTATACCGTCTCGGTCTCGACTGCCGAACGCGCCCTGCAGGGTGTTGCCAACGCGTGGCAGATGCTGGAGTCGGGTTTCACGACCGTGCGCGACCTCGGCAACGCCGGCAACCATGCAGACGCGGCGCTCGCGATGTTCTTCGGGGGCGGCGACCGTCGGCGCGCTGCGGTCTACGGCGGCGCCTCTCTCGCCAATACCCGACTGTTCGGCCGCAAGGTCGTGGGCCCGACGATCGTCTATTCGGGTAAGATCGTGACGCCCTACGGCGGCCAGTTCCAGCTTTCGCCAGAGCATCCCGACATCGGCCGGCAGGACTACGCCTACGCCGACACGCGCGACGAGCTACGGCGTGCCATTCGCGAGAACGTGCACCACGGCGCCACCTGGATCAAGATCACGATCGACGACTATCCGTACCGCTACACCGTCGACGATGTGCGCTTTGTAGTCGCCGAGGCCGCGGCGGCAGGTGCGCGGGTCACGGCGCACTGCGTCACGGATGCCGGAGCGCGGATTGCCATCGATGGCGGCGTCGCATCGATCGAACACGGCTACGTCATGAGCGACGAAACACTGGCACTCTCGCGCGACCGTGGCATCGTCCTGGTGGGCACCGAGTCGCCTGGCGTGTTCATGCAGCGGTTTGGGCGGACCGAGCATGACAGCCGCACCATCGAGCGGCTCCGACGCGCGCACAAGACTGGCGCCAAGCTGGCGTTCGGCACCGACATCATCCGGGCGCCCTCGGACGTCTCGCGAGGCGTCGTAACGATGTCGGTCGTCGACGCCTGGGTCGAGGCCGGGATTCCGGCGCGCGATATTCTTCGTGCCATGACGAGCGATGCAGCCGCCCTGCTTGGCATGGAGCGCGAGCGCGGCCTGATCCGTCCTGGTTATTACGCCGACCTGATTGCCACTCGCGTCTCGCCGCTGAGCGAGATTGCCACCCTGAAAGACGTCACCTTCGTGATGAAGCACGGTGTCATCATGAAGGATCCCTCTTAGGCGGAGACTACACCGTTGCTCCTGAACCTGCGATTCGTACTCGTCCTTGCGCTGGTTGCTGCGCCGAATGTCGCGACCGCTCAGACGGGACCGCGATTCGACGTGACCGTCGCAGCATCGGCGCACCGCGGTCCGCTGACCGGTCGGTTGATCGTGGCCGTTTCGAAGACCAATCCGGCCGAGCCTCGATTGCTGATCTCGCCGTCGGGGCCGGCGATCTTCGGGGTAGACCTGGAAGGAGTGGCGCCCGGTCGCGCCGTGACGGTCGACAGTCGCGCCATCGGTTACCCGACGAGCCTCGACTCGCTTCCGCCAGGCGAGTACTGGGTCCAGGCGCTCGTTCGGGTGTACTCGCAGGTTCGGCGCGCCGACGGCAAGACCCTCTGGCTGCCAATGAACGACGGCCGGATTGCGCCGTTCAACAACACGCCCGGCTCGCTGGTCAGCGAGGTTCAGCAGGTGCGCATCGACAGCAGCGCGCGGGTCGCCATTACCCTGACCCGGACGCTGCCGGAACCGCCCCGCCCCGCCGACACGGACTGGGTCAAGCGCGTCACTCTCCAGAGCAAGACGCTGACGGCGTTCTGGGGCCGGCCGATCTACGTCCATGCGACGATCCTGCTGCCTCGAGGCTACGCAACGGAAACGAGTCGGCAGTATCCTGCGATCTACACCTTGGGCCACAGTGTTCCGTTCCAGTTTCGCACCGATTCGGTCGGCCGGGGCATCGGTGAGATCAATCCAGTCACGGGCGTTGAGACCGGCTTCGACTTCTACAAGGCGTGGAACGCGCCCGATTTCCCCCGGGTGATTGCGATTTCACTCGAGCAGCAGACCCCGTACTTCCCTGATTCGTACTCGACCAACTCGGCCAACAACGGTCCCTACGGCGACGCGATCGTCGAAGAGATCATTCCGGAGCTCGAACGCCGCTTCCGAATCATTGCGGCCCCGCATGCGCGGCACCTGGAGGGCGCCTCGACGAGCGGCTGGCAGAGTCTCGCCCTCCAGCTCCGCTATCCCGACTACTTTGGCGGTGCGTGGATCTTCCAGCCCGACCCGATCGATTTCAGCCGCCATCAGCTCGTCGACATCTACAAGGACGAGAATGCCTTTTCGATTCCGATCGGTCAATTCATCACGGCAGAGCGCCCGATGCGCCGTACGGTCGAAGGGCAGCCGATCTGGAGCGTCCGCCAGCTGAGCCGCTTCGAGGCGGTGCTCGGTTCGAAGGGCCGCTCGGGTTTTCAGTTCAACGCCTGGGAAGCGGTCTACGGCCCGACCGACAGCGAGGGCTATCCGAAGGCACTCTGGGATCCGCTGACCGGGGTGATCGACAAGTCGGTCGCGGCCTATTGGAGGGACAACGACTACGACCTCCGCGACTACGCCGAGCGCAACTGGGCGACCCTGGAGCCGAAGCTGCGCGGCAAGCTCCGCTTCTTCCTGCCGGACATGGACGACTTCTATCTCAATGTCGCGATGTACCGGTTCGAGGACTTCCTGAAACGCGCCCAGCCCGCGAGTGACGCGGAGTTCATCTACGGGCGGCCGATGAAGGGCCACAGCTGGCATCCGTACCCATGGGCCGAACTGGTGCGGCGCTTTGCCGCAGCGGTCGAGGCCAACACTCCTGCAACCCGATAGCCGTTTCACCCCGACGAGGGAATCGATCCATGTCTAGTTCTGAGCGCCGCGAGCTGCGCATCCTGCGGGTCTACGGCCTGATGGCCACCCTGCTGCTTACCTGGTTCAGCCTGAGCGCCTTTCAATCGCAGCCCGACAAGGTCCGCTTTACCGAGATCGACGTCGAGCGCATCAACGTTGTCGAGCCCGACGGCAGCTACCGGATGGTGATTGCCAACCGGCCGCGCTCGATCGGCCCGATCTTCAAAGGCAAGCCCTTCGGCTATCCGGGCGGCACTCGGCCGGGCATCATCTTCTTCAACGATGAGGGCACCGAGAACGGCGGCCTGACCTTCACCGGCAAGACCGACGCGAACGGCCGCTACCAGTCGAGCCTGCATATGTCGTTCGATCAGTACAACCAGGACCAGGTCATGGTCCTCAACTACCAGGACGACACGGACACCAAACGAACCGGTATCACGTTCGCTGAGCGGGCCCCGATCCCGATCATCGACCTCGTTGAAGACCTGGAGAAGATCCGGGCCATGCCGGACGGACCTGCCAAGGAAGCGGCGCAGAAGGCGTTTGCCGAGCCGCGAAACGGCGTTCCGATGTACGCCGAGCGCGCCTATCTCGGCCGCAACGTGCAAAAGGCGTCAGTGCTCCGGCTGGCCGATCCGAACGGCAAGCCACGCATTCTGATCCAGGTCGACTCACTCGGCAATCCGAGCCTCGAGTTTCTCGACGCCAACGGCAAGGTGACCGCGCGGCTGCCGCAGTAAGCCCCGCGGCATCCCGGGTGGCGCCGACTGGTGCGTCACCCGGCCCACGCCGGATTGTACCAATGCCACGAACCCGCCTTTACCGAGTGTTGACGCCAGCGTGATCCCATCGGGGCGACCGACTGCGAGACTTGAGCGCAGGAGGTAGCCGATGCGGATTGCGATCTTCTCGGAAGTCTACTGGCCGATGATCAGCGGGGTGGCCCAGACTCTCGATCGAACGGTACAGGCGCTCATCAGCCGAGGTCATTCGGTTCGAGTCTACAGTGCGCGTTACGCCTTGCCCGCTGGTGTCACCGACCGCCCCGAGGCGCACCGGTCGCCGGCCCGGCCGTTTGCCCTCTCGCCCGAGGTGGAATGGGCCCGGCCGCGGCAGGCGGAGATTACCGCAGACCTAGCGGCGTTCGGTCCCGACGTGGTGCACCTGGCCACCGAGTTTCCAATGGGTCGAGCGGGCCTCAAAGCCGCGCGCCGGCTCCGGGTCCCGATCGTCGCGTCGGCGCACACCGATTACGAGAGCTACGCAGCACGGTACGGCTTCGGCTGGGCCGTGACGCCGGGCTGGATCTACCTGCGCCGGTTCTACCGCCATGCCGAGGTCGTGCTGGCGCCGAGCCGGGCGTATCAGGAACAGTTGCAGCGTCGGGGGGTTCGGCATACCGGGGTCTGGAGCCGAGGCATCGATACCGATCGCTTTCATCCGCGCCACCGCTCGGAGGCGTACCGGCAGTCGCTGGGCATCGCTCCGGGCGACCTCCTCGTGGCGTACGTCGGTCGGCTGGCGCCAGAGAAGGGCGTCGATCGACTGCTCGACGCATGGGCAGCGTTGAGCGCGCGGCACCCTCGTGCGCACCTTGCTTTTACCGGATCCGGCGCGCTCGAACAGGCCATTGCCGAGCGAGGTCTGCCGCGAACCCACCTGACCGGCGTCCGGCGGGGGGCCGAGCTCGCAACCGCGTATGCGTCCGCCGATGTCTTTGTCCTGCCGTCGACGACCGAGACCTTCGGCAACGTCCTCCTGGAGGCCATGGCCTCGGGGGCAGCCTCGATCGCCATGGCAGCCGGCGGCGTGCTCGACTACGGCCGGAACGGCGACAACGTGCGCCTGGTGTCGCCCGAGGCTTCGCTGCTGCCTGCGCTGGACGAGCTACTGATCGACGAACGCGCACGCCGGCACCTGGCGGCTGGCGGTCGCGCGACGGCAGAGACGCGGACGTGGGCTGCGGTAGACGATGAACTGGTGCGGCAGTACCGCGGGGCGATGACCCGCGGCGCAGCGTACCGAACGGAATCGAAGCTGCCAGTTCGCCCGGTCGCCCAGACCTCGAGCTAGGGTCATCGGGCAGGCACGCGGCTCAGCGCGGTGCGGGGTCGTCCGCGCGCCGCCTGGGCCAGGTCACGTCCGTGCGGGTCCGGCGCGTCATCGAGACGACTTGGCCCGAAGCGTCACGGTTGAACACGATGCCGACGTTCGGCGCATCGCGAACATGCCAAAGGCCTGCCTGTCGGGAGGGTCGAAGGCGATTGACGCTGCCATCGGGCCCGCGAATGGCGAGCCCGCCCTCGTGAACGATGATCTCGATCTCGTTTTGGGAGCCGGTGACCTCGTAGCGACCAGCAGCGTCCGCAAGCTCAGACGGGGCCACAGCGCGATCGATCCGGAGCGAATCGGCCAGCGGCGTGCCAACCCGTGGAACGTCATACGCCTTGTCCGCCTGATAGAAGACCAGCTTGGCAGCCGGCGCACCTTCGCTCGGTTCGAAAGCAACTTGCAACCCTTCACGCGCGATCTCGGCACCCCAGCGCTTAGCGTCCTCCAACCACACGAGATCGAACGCGAGCCGGCTCGGCACGTCGAGCACGAGCTTGCCGTTCCGCCAGAGCACCTCGAAGACTTCGTTCGTGAAAGGCCCGAAGTTGGCCACGTAGCGACCGACGAGTCCCTGGTACGCAACCGGCGCCGGCTCGGCAGCCGTGCCGGGATTGACGACGAAGCGTTCGAGCGCCTCCTCGAACCGGAGCGGTGTGGTGCCGCCCCGCGACTGGGTGAAGTAGAGCACGATCAGATCACGGTCGGGCCAGGCCCAGGCGTTGGTACCGTCCGACCCGCTGTGCCCCAGAATGCGGACGCGAGTCGGATGCGCGGTCTCGACGTGCAGCACGGACATCTGTCCGTACCAGACTTCGAGCCCGCGGAACCCCGTCGGTACTCGCGCATCGCTGCCGAGCATCGACATCGGCGATGCCGGCGTCGTCTGCCGCAGGACAGCCTCCTTCGACAGGAGCTGCCGGCCCCCGACCCGCCCCTCGTCGAGCCAGAGCTGGAGAAAGCGGGCGTAGTCCCGCGGGGTCGAGTAGAGCGTCTGCGAGCCCCAGGCAAAGGGGTAAAGCGGCTTGCCATCCGCCGGATTCCAGAAGCGAGTCCACGACCCGCCAGATCCGTAGTAGGCGCTCGCAATCCGCGGCCAGCGGGAGTCGCTCGCATCGATGCCGAAGAAGGTGTCCGTCATGCCCAGCGGCTCGATCAGTTCGGTACGCACAAACTCAGCAAAGGGCTTTCCGCCGGCGGTCTGGACTAGGGCGGCCGCGACGTCGGTGCCGGCGTCGCTGTACCAGAATTTGCTGTCCGGGGCGTGAGCGGGCCCCTTTTCGCCGACGGCGTCTACCTGGGCCATCAGGTTGGGGTACTGATCGAGGCGCTCGATGTTGGTCAGCGGCAAACCGGCCCGGTGTGTCAGGATCTGCCGCACCGTGATCGCGCGGGAACGGTCATTGTCGAAACTCGGCAGGTACTTGCTGACCCGGTCATCGAGCGAGAGTTTCCCCCGGTCGATCAGGAGCTCCACGGCCGCACCGGTCAGCGTCTTGGTCATCGACCGGATGTTGGCAATCGTACCCACGGTCCAGGGTCGGCCCGCCTCGCGGTCGGCCAGGCCGTGAGCCCGGTGCAACAGGACCTTGCCATGGTGCAGCACCAGCAGCTCGCCGCCGAGCGCCAGCCCCTGGGCAACGTACGACGCGACGACCGAGTCGAGAGCCCCGAGCGCCACGGCATCGGGCGGCCCCTGAGGGCCCGCCTGTGCCGCTCCGGGAGCGGCAAACACCAGTGACACCAAGCCGGCAACGGAGAACGTGCGACGCATGGGTACCTCCTGTCAGAAGCCCGCAACTTCCATCAATTGCGCAATTGATTGTATAATACCACCTGAGGTTTGGCAAATCGGCTCCGACGAAGAGGACGCGCCCCTTGAACGAGATTCCCTTTTTCGCAACGACCTCGGCCTTCGCGATGCGGGTCGGGCAGCTCGCGACCTCGCTGTACGACGGCATGGACGCCTGCCTGGCGGCGCACGGCATCGAGCTGCCGGGCTACACCACGAGCATCGTCCAGACCCTGTACCACGGCGGGCCGCAGTCGATCTCGGATCTTGCGCAGGAATTGAAGCTGTCTCACCAACTTGCATCGCAACGCGTCAACTGGCTGGTGCGGGCAGGCTTCGTGACGAGTGCCTCACACGCCGATGACCGGCGGGTCAGAGTGGTGCGCTTGAGTCGAGCGGGGCGGGTGCAGGCGACCAAGCTGCAGGAGTTCCTGCCGCTCCTGGCCGAGGCGTACGGCGATCTGTTCGAGGAAATCGGCGTGGACCTGCACGATGCCACGCTGCGCGCGTCAGCGGCGCTCGAGGCGCGATCGCTCGCGGACCGGGTTGCCGTACCGGTAAACGGGTCCCGTCCCCGCTGAGTGTCGGTACAGGCAAGCTTGGCTGCGTCTTGGAGATCGGTCGCCGCTCACGCTACCTTGCTCTCATGGCGCCGACGAAGCCCCTTGTGCTCGAGGAGTACTGCGACCCGGAGTGGGCCGAATGGTACCGAAAGACGCCTGCCGAGCGGTGGGTAGAAAGCTGCAGGCTATGGTCGGCATATCTGGCACTCGGAGGTTCCCTTGATCCCGAGCCCGATACCCAAAGTCCTTTCTTCGATCCGACGGCACCAGGTCCGGGCCCTGCTGATGGGCGGCCAGGCCTGCGTGTTGTACGGCGCGGCGGAGTTTAGCCGCGACATCGATCTCGCGCTGCTCGCCGAGCCGGACAACCTGACTCGGCTCCGGGAAGCAATGGCGGAACTCGAGGCGTCGCCCATTGCCGTCCCACCCCTTTCCATTGACTACCTCTCCAGGGGCCACGCCGCGCATCTTCGCTGCGCTGCCGCCGGCGTCGAGGCGGACTATTTCGCCCATCGCTCGGATCCGACGGCGGCACGAGTCGCGTTCTGGCTCGAGGAGCTCCGAAGCCCCTCCCTGCTGATCGAGCTGGCAGCGTCGGAGCCTGCAGCAGCCAGCGCCTCGCAGCGCACGGCGGTTCACGCGGCACGCCGCGGGGCAACGGACGAGATCGAGCGGGCTCTGGCAGACGAGCAAGCCGCGGAGACTGCGGCTGACCGCATCTGGTGGGAACCACTCAAACGGGAGCTGGAATCCAATCCGCCGCTCCAGCAGCTCCGCATGATCGCGAACGAATCGGCTGTCGGCGTTTAGCGGAGCCACGAGATGCGGTCACGTGGGTCCGATCCTAAAGCGTCTGCCGCAAGGGTCCGGAACGGCACCTCTTCCCTCGCGGTCACAATCCAGGATATTGGAGCTCTGTCCCCCGTCCACCGACCCGAGGTCCGCCTGTGTCCGCCAAAGTCCTGATCCCTCTCGCCCTGCTGGCCCTGGCCCCGGCGCTGACCGCACAGACCTCGAGCGACGACTACAAGGAGCCCTACCAGCGACAGGCGCTGGAGATCTTCCGGAACATCATCACGCATCGCAGCGCCGAGGGTCATGGCAAGGTTCCGGAGGTCGCCGGGTACCTGGCGGAACAGTTCAAGGCCGGCGGGTTCCCGGCCTCCGACGTCCACGTGATTCCGATGGCGCTCCCCAACGGCGAAAGGACGGCCGTCCTGATCGTCCGCTACCGCGGCGAGCCGTCGTCCAGGGCCAAGCCCATTCTCTTCACTGCCCATATGGACGTGGTGGATGCGTTGCCCAAGGACTGGAAGCGGGACCCCTTCAAGCTCACTGAGGAGAACGGCTACTTCTACGGCCGTGGCATTCTCGACGACAAGTTCGGGATCACCACGCTGACCACCACCTTCCTCCGCCTCAAGCGGTCCGGCTACGTGCCGAATCGCGATCTGATCATCGCCTTCTCGGGGGACGAGGAGACAGGCATGCTCTCGACCCGCGCCCTGGTCACCACGCATCGGGCGCTGACGGACGCGGAGTTTGCCCTGAACGCAGACGGGGGCGGCGGGGTACTGAACGAGGCCGGGGAGCCAGAACGCTACTTGGTGCAGACCTCGGAGAAGACCTACGCCACGTTCGAGCTGACGGTCACCAACCCCGGCGGGCACTCCTCCACGCCCCGGACGGACAACGCCATCTATCAGCTGGCCTCGGTGCTCAAGCGGATCGAGGCGCACCGATTCCCGGTGCAGGTCAACGAGGCCACGCGCGCCTACTTCGAGGCGGTGTCAAAGCTCAGCCCGGGCAAGGTTGGCGATGCGATGGGACGCCTGGCACGCAATCCGAGCGACTCCGCAGCAGCCGAGGTGCTGTGGCATGAGCCGGAGCACGTCGGAATCACCCGCACGACTTGCGTAGCGACCATGCTGCGGGCCGGTCACGCCGAGAATGCCCTGCCCCAGTCAGCGACGGCCACGGTGAACTGTCGGATCTTTCCGGGTGTGGCGGTGGCGGAGGTGCGCGAAACGCTGATCCGCGTAGCTGGCGACCCCGAGGTCCAGCTGACCGTACTGGGTGACCCGATGGCCAGCCCCGCCTCTCCCATCCGTGATGATGTCTGGGACGCGGTGGCGCAGGGCGTGGCGCGGATCCGGCCGGGGACCCCGATCATTCCC is part of the Gemmatimonadales bacterium genome and encodes:
- a CDS encoding HAD-IA family hydrolase, which encodes MIRTTTVLFDLDGTLLDSIQLIIDSYHHSLATHGLPARSDAEWLAGIGTPLRVQFRDWAHDPALFDALVATYREYNISNHDARCCGYPGAVEMVQAIRNRGLRTGLVTSKQRAGAERGLRLLGLDAAMDVLVGADDVVNPKPHPEPLIKAADHLAVDPRSAIYVGDSVHDMESGRAAGMRTAAALWGPFSQSDLTRTQPDYWLETPADLITLLQRETA
- a CDS encoding DinB family protein, which produces MHPKLQAILDEFASASTRLQALSAQIPLEQWPKRRNPERWSVAECVAHLNVTSEAFLPLLTAAVEQAQAMSSPPQVRYRRDVFGWLLWRTMGPPVRFAIATPAAFVPAADLPPATLLEEFDRLQTAQVDLLRAVDGKPISEIHVASPFAPGRTYNLYSCFSILPRHQHRHLWQAEGIWKSANT
- a CDS encoding amidohydrolase family protein; translated protein: MPTPRPSTTARAWRRAAAGVFLLFAATASLSAQTIAIRAGGIADPSTGTTSGPAVIIVAGDQITAVGPNLPIPAGAEVVDLSGAIVSPGLIDTHTHLAAAYEPGATRLREYTVSVSTAERALQGVANAWQMLESGFTTVRDLGNAGNHADAALAMFFGGGDRRRAAVYGGASLANTRLFGRKVVGPTIVYSGKIVTPYGGQFQLSPEHPDIGRQDYAYADTRDELRRAIRENVHHGATWIKITIDDYPYRYTVDDVRFVVAEAAAAGARVTAHCVTDAGARIAIDGGVASIEHGYVMSDETLALSRDRGIVLVGTESPGVFMQRFGRTEHDSRTIERLRRAHKTGAKLAFGTDIIRAPSDVSRGVVTMSVVDAWVEAGIPARDILRAMTSDAAALLGMERERGLIRPGYYADLIATRVSPLSEIATLKDVTFVMKHGVIMKDPS
- a CDS encoding glycosyltransferase family 1 protein encodes the protein MRIAIFSEVYWPMISGVAQTLDRTVQALISRGHSVRVYSARYALPAGVTDRPEAHRSPARPFALSPEVEWARPRQAEITADLAAFGPDVVHLATEFPMGRAGLKAARRLRVPIVASAHTDYESYAARYGFGWAVTPGWIYLRRFYRHAEVVLAPSRAYQEQLQRRGVRHTGVWSRGIDTDRFHPRHRSEAYRQSLGIAPGDLLVAYVGRLAPEKGVDRLLDAWAALSARHPRAHLAFTGSGALEQAIAERGLPRTHLTGVRRGAELATAYASADVFVLPSTTETFGNVLLEAMASGAASIAMAAGGVLDYGRNGDNVRLVSPEASLLPALDELLIDERARRHLAAGGRATAETRTWAAVDDELVRQYRGAMTRGAAYRTESKLPVRPVAQTSS
- a CDS encoding beta-lactamase family protein; its protein translation is MRRTFSVAGLVSLVFAAPGAAQAGPQGPPDAVALGALDSVVASYVAQGLALGGELLVLHHGKVLLHRAHGLADREAGRPWTVGTIANIRSMTKTLTGAAVELLIDRGKLSLDDRVSKYLPSFDNDRSRAITVRQILTHRAGLPLTNIERLDQYPNLMAQVDAVGEKGPAHAPDSKFWYSDAGTDVAAALVQTAGGKPFAEFVRTELIEPLGMTDTFFGIDASDSRWPRIASAYYGSGGSWTRFWNPADGKPLYPFAWGSQTLYSTPRDYARFLQLWLDEGRVGGRQLLSKEAVLRQTTPASPMSMLGSDARVPTGFRGLEVWYGQMSVLHVETAHPTRVRILGHSGSDGTNAWAWPDRDLIVLYFTQSRGGTTPLRFEEALERFVVNPGTAAEPAPVAYQGLVGRYVANFGPFTNEVFEVLWRNGKLVLDVPSRLAFDLVWLEDAKRWGAEIAREGLQVAFEPSEGAPAAKLVFYQADKAYDVPRVGTPLADSLRIDRAVAPSELADAAGRYEVTGSQNEIEIIVHEGGLAIRGPDGSVNRLRPSRQAGLWHVRDAPNVGIVFNRDASGQVVSMTRRTRTDVTWPRRRADDPAPR
- a CDS encoding MarR family transcriptional regulator, with the translated sequence MNEIPFFATTSAFAMRVGQLATSLYDGMDACLAAHGIELPGYTTSIVQTLYHGGPQSISDLAQELKLSHQLASQRVNWLVRAGFVTSASHADDRRVRVVRLSRAGRVQATKLQEFLPLLAEAYGDLFEEIGVDLHDATLRASAALEARSLADRVAVPVNGSRPR